The bacterium DNA window GCGCCCCGCTCTCGCTGAAATCCAGGGTGCGGGCCGGCACAACCAACAGCTCCCCCACCCCGGACAGCACCGAGTACTCGACCCTGTACTCACGCGGATGACGCTGGAACAGGCGCGCTTCCTGACTTTCCATTTTTGTCTCCCGGCAGGCCGCTCCGCCCGCCTTACTCAAAATACGAGGGTGAAACGCTCCAGTCAACCGGCTGCAGAACGTCTCACTCCCAGCGCAGCACGCTGACAAAATGCGCCTCACCCTGCGCCGGGGCGCACAGGACCGCCTGGACACACGGCTCGCTCTGGCCGAACGTGCGGCTGAACCAGCCCCGCAGCGGGGCGCTCTCACCACGGTGAAGAGAGACCGTGCAGCGCGGATCGGGCTGGATCGTGAGGCAGTGCGCCCCGTTCTCCGCGCGCAGGGCGCCTTTCTCCTCCTGCGGTGCGCTCACCCGGCAGCCGGGCTGGAAAACGAAATTTATCTCCACGCTTCGCGAGCCCGGCCCCAGGCCGGTCAAGCTGTCCTCCACCACCAGCCGGCGTCCGGTCAGGTCAAGGGTCAGCCTGCGGGTGTGCAGCGGCGGCTCCCGTCCCGGCAGGGCCGCGGTCCGGCCGGCCAGCACGGCCTGACGGCTCTCGCAGGCCTTCGCCTCGATCAGCTCCGAGCGCACTGTCTCCGGCTGGAAAAAACAGGCCCGCGGCGCGGCCTGGGAGCGCCCATCCAGGCTCAGGGTGTTGTGGGCGGCTGTGGAGCGCAGGTATTCGCGCAATGCGGGATCGTCCAGGTAGGCCCCGGTGCCGGGGTCGACCAGGAACGGCAGGCCGTCGATAAAAAGGCTGAACGAGAGACGGTCAGCGTGGGCATGGGCATGGCAGGGCGGCGCGCCCCAGTGACCGCACTCGAAACGCAGGAAAAACCCGGGCGCGCGCAACACATAATGCCCGCTGCGCTCGAACCGCTCCAGGAGAAGGCCGGGCTGAGTCACGGCCCCCGGTGGGACGACAAAGGCCCGTGCCCCGAAAAGCCGCGCCGAGTCCGGGTCCGGGCGGAAAGAGTGCCGCAGCGGTTCGTTCTCCAGGCCGAGCCAGAGCAGGTTCAGCGCCCGCGTGTACCTGTCCTGTTCCGGGACAGCGGGCGGGCCGGCCACCGCCGCCGAGTCGCTGTCGCCGAACTCGCTGACCGCGCGACCGCTGTCGGTGGCGGCGCAGAGGAAACGGTAGGCCAGGGCGAGCTTTTCTTTTCCCCGGCTGGAAAGCTCGAACCCGTGCGGTCCGGCCAGGCGCTTGGCCACTACTGCCGCCGTGGCGCTGAAAGCCAGATAATGCAGCGAGCCCTCCAGCGGGCCGCCGTCCTCCAGGACCAGAGCCGCCAGGCAGCGCTCCAGACGTTCCGCCCCGGCCCGCCGCCAGACGTGGGCGCCGGGCAGCTCGCCCAGGCAGAACCCCAGCGTGATCAGGGCCACGGCCTCGACCGCCAGGTGGTTGAGCGCGGTGGAGCCGCGGCTCAGGTGCGTGTGGAGGTAATGCCCGTGCAGGTAAAGAAGCCCGGCCAGAGATTTACGGAATCGATTGTTTTGGAAAGGATCACTGTCGTGGCAGAGGGCCGCGGCCTGGAGCAGCGAGACCGCCCGCAGGGCCGCCTCCAGGGCGTTGGACCAGTTGACCGAGCGCAGGAACGGATTGGCCTCGGACCAGTTTTCGATCAGCGCCGCCGCGCGCACGGCGTAGCGGCTGTCGCCGCTCAGACGGAACGCCTGGCCCAGGCTGACCAGGGCCTGCAAGCGGTTCAGCTCCCAGACAGCGCGGATATCGGCGCCGGAGGAGCCGGAAAGCCCGGGGGCTACAACGCGCGCCGCCTTTCGTCCCTCCGGGCTGCCGGAGGGGTCGACGTTCCAGGCTGGGAACTCGCCCAGGAGCAGCCGCCGGCCGAAAAGCTCCCACTCGCCCCGCAGCACCGCCGCGGCCTCAGCCAGAACCGGAGAGTCGAGACCGGCCTCGCGCCAAAGGCTGTTCGCTTGATTGTCCAAGGGAAAAAGGCTTTCGAGAGGGTCCAGGCAGTCTGCCTCCACGCGGGCTGCGGCGCGGCGCGCCGGTCCGTAGCCCAGCCGGTCCGCGGCCAGTCGCCATGAACGGTGGGCGAACTCGGCGGGGCTCATCGCCAGCAGTCGTCGCAGCAGGAGTGCGGCTCTCAAACTGTCCCTCCCTCGGGTGGATACGGCGCTCAAATATACTCAAGAGCAGCGCGCGGGACAAATGTTTGCGTCCGGCCGCTGTCAAAATATGCGCTTCCAGCCCTTAGCCGCTTGTCCGGGATTGATTTATCGGGCGGGATTGGTTATTTTGAACGGATAATCCCGCGCCGCGAGCGCATCCGACTGAAAGCAACCCGCAACCCAATGACCTTCGAGACACAGCCATGCGTATCCTGATGATACACGCCGATGAATTCAGCTATTTCGTCACCGACCGCACCAGC harbors:
- a CDS encoding heparinase II/III family protein, with the translated sequence MRAALLLRRLLAMSPAEFAHRSWRLAADRLGYGPARRAAARVEADCLDPLESLFPLDNQANSLWREAGLDSPVLAEAAAVLRGEWELFGRRLLLGEFPAWNVDPSGSPEGRKAARVVAPGLSGSSGADIRAVWELNRLQALVSLGQAFRLSGDSRYAVRAAALIENWSEANPFLRSVNWSNALEAALRAVSLLQAAALCHDSDPFQNNRFRKSLAGLLYLHGHYLHTHLSRGSTALNHLAVEAVALITLGFCLGELPGAHVWRRAGAERLERCLAALVLEDGGPLEGSLHYLAFSATAAVVAKRLAGPHGFELSSRGKEKLALAYRFLCAATDSGRAVSEFGDSDSAAVAGPPAVPEQDRYTRALNLLWLGLENEPLRHSFRPDPDSARLFGARAFVVPPGAVTQPGLLLERFERSGHYVLRAPGFFLRFECGHWGAPPCHAHAHADRLSFSLFIDGLPFLVDPGTGAYLDDPALREYLRSTAAHNTLSLDGRSQAAPRACFFQPETVRSELIEAKACESRQAVLAGRTAALPGREPPLHTRRLTLDLTGRRLVVEDSLTGLGPGSRSVEINFVFQPGCRVSAPQEEKGALRAENGAHCLTIQPDPRCTVSLHRGESAPLRGWFSRTFGQSEPCVQAVLCAPAQGEAHFVSVLRWE